A window from Corvus cornix cornix isolate S_Up_H32 chromosome 8, ASM73873v5, whole genome shotgun sequence encodes these proteins:
- the PRDX6 gene encoding peroxiredoxin-6 yields the protein MPGLLLGDEAPNFEADTTQGRIRFHDFLGDSWGILFSHPRDFTPVCTTELGRAAKLAAEFSKRNVKMIALSIDSVQDHLSWCKDINAYNGEQPAEKLPFPIIADKNRELAVKLGMLDPDELDKDGMPLTARVVFVFGPDKKLKLSILYPATTGRNFDEILRVVDSLQLTAYKKVATPVDWKPGDSVMVVPTLPDEEAKKLFPKGVFTKELPSGKKYLRYTPQPE from the exons ATGCCGGGACTGCTGCTGGGGGACGAGGCGCCTAATTTCGAGGCGGACACCACGCAGGGCCGTATCCGCTTCCACGACTTCCTGGGAGACTC GTGGGGTATCCTGTTCTCCCACCCGCGGGACTTCACCCCTGTGTGCACCACGGAGCTGGGCCGGGCGGCAAAGCTGGCAGCCGAGTTCAGCAAGCGCAACGTGAAGATGATCGCGCTCTCCATCGACAGCGTCCAGGACCATCTCTCCTGGTGCAAG GACATCAATGCCTACAACGGGGAACAGCCTGCAGAGAAGCTCCCCTTCCCCATCATTGCTGACAAGAACCGGGAGCTGGCTGTCAAGCTGGGCATGCTGGACCCAGATGAGCTGGACAAGGATGGGATGCCCCTGACCGCTCGCGTG gtgttCGTTTTTGGCCCGGATAAGAAGCTGAAGCTCTCTATCCTGTACCCAGCCACCACTGGGAGAAACTTTGATGAGATCCTGAGAGTGGTGGACTCCCTGCAGCTCACAGCATACAAGAAGGTTGCTACCCCTGTGGACTGGAAG CCCGGTGACAGTGTCATGGTCGTGCCCACCTTGCCTGACGAGGAAGCCAAGAAGCTCTTCCCCAAAGGGGTCTTCACGAAGGAGCTCCCGTCGGGCAAGAAGTACCTGCGCTACACCCCGCAGCCAGAGTGA